TCGGGCAAGTTATTGAAATTGTTTCGTATccaatttctttctcttttggAACAGTAATATGCATATTTTATGTTACCTGAGTAACAGCAGGTTGTTTCCAGGATATACTTATGGTTGGAACTGAATATtctgtggaatatttaataGTTGCCAGCTTTTTCAAATCCACGAAATAAATCTTCAATTTTATGCCCCCTTTACATAGTATAACATCTACACTCTGCTCTTTTACATCTAACACGATACCCATAGTGATAATAGGGCCATTTAAATCTATTAAATATGTGAAGTACAATAAGCTACTTTGTTCCTGGGCTAGTTTGGCAGTGTACttctttatattacaatttctaGCTATTCTATAGTGGTAGAAACAACACCAAGATTAATCAAATGTTCTTATATAGTGCTACTCGTCGTATCTTCAGTAACTTACGCCGTACACAACTTTTGCGTCCATTGTTGGGGTAATACTTCGTCACGTATGGCCTTATAAAGTAAACGGTGAACCACGCAATCAGGGTATCGCCTAATCGGGGAAGTAAAATGCGTATAAAACGGCACATTTAAAGCGTAATGTCTCAACTCCTCTTCTGCGTTAACAGTAGACGAACGTTTGTAGGTGGCACGCTGCGAATACACGAAATTATGTAAAGCTGTTACGTTGATAAAATCTTATACAATAGCGagttatatacataaataaaagatCGTACATTCATAGCTTTGGAGCAAAGATTATAGATGACCATCATCCTGTATTTCACTGTATCATCAACCTCGTTACATTCCGATTCTAATTTTTCTTCGTAACGTTTGATGCTAGCGTCTAAAGATGCCGATGATTCGATTTCTAAATTAATTCCAAATTTTTGTAAAGTATCTTTGGTTCCCTTGAGAACAAACTTCGAAGGTTCTCTATGATTACGTAATAAAGCAGTCTCGGGAAATTCCTTGTACAAATATGTAGCCACTGTTGTATTAGCTAGCAACATAAACTCTTCTATAAGCCTAAAAcgcagttatttaaataatccgTCCGGAGCACTGATTTTTATCAGAAAGCAATATTTATACCTATTGCTGTCTTTTAGCTCTTCGATGCTGTAAGATATTGGTAATCCAGTATTTCTATCAATTGCGACGTGTAATTTTGGCTGATGTATCGTTAAAGCACCATTCCCTAATCTTTCACTACGCAGTTCGACACttaaattatacaaaatatttactGCTTTCGATAAATCGTTAACACTATAATTctcacttatttttaaaaaatcgtcaGGCCACTTATTGTTTGGATTTTCAATAAATGCCTGAGCGTGTTTGTAAGTCATTTGGCAGCATGAATTTATTATGGTCTTAGAGATACGAAATCCGGTCACTTTTCCATTTCTTGTCATTTGCCAAATGACGGAAAATGTTAGCTTATCTTGACCAGGTACTAGAGAACACACTTGACAGAGCTGTTTCGGTAACATATGGTACACATTGTCGGTCATGTAAACAGTTGTTGCTCGTTTTGCAACTTCATCATCTAATGGAGTTAAAAACTCCAAAAAATGAGTAACATCAGATATATGTACACCAATCTAtaataagaaaatataataacacCTAGATGTGtaataagaaaatataataacaaCTAGATGTATAATAAGTTAATTATACGAAAGGTACTTCTGAATAACGAGAAATTACTTCATAGTGTCCATTTTCCAAAACTTTACAAGAAACTGCATCGTCTAAATCGACCGCAGACTCAGGATCGATAGTAAACACACATGTGTCTCTCCAATCTTCTCTATCCCACAAATCGTCTTTCATTATCACATAGTCGCTACTCGGAAGACCTTC
Above is a genomic segment from Andrena cerasifolii isolate SP2316 chromosome 12, iyAndCera1_principal, whole genome shotgun sequence containing:
- the LOC143375384 gene encoding DIS3-like exonuclease 2: MSEEVNPSGPIKKKQRNKGKSLVQNDSKKVIAKGLSSKPMCSKQPQKEGAPCHNNSQDALQQTFKQKKQKSFEVRKEQSKLVKKGQQKRDCKNSEEVIEIAKENSKIDNDAGGENGANDQKSSKRLLGRESFLEHIPVKQIDKLLKDQNPDNIEYMEGYLRINPKFFKHAYLSFNDDQRDLLIIGLRDRNRAFEGDYVVARIHPPDKWHTVPGGQKQKTGVIVCIREEIHPRTTIGHLKHDGVSTIFYPRDKRIPLLKIVPASLPKGFLNQPSIYEDTLFLAAVTNWVKPYFVVGRVVEIVGTAGDIKAESLAILSEHNIDVTPYSQELMEGLPSSDYVIMKDDLWDREDWRDTCVFTIDPESAVDLDDAVSCKVLENGHYEIGVHISDVTHFLEFLTPLDDEVAKRATTVYMTDNVYHMLPKQLCQVCSLVPGQDKLTFSVIWQMTRNGKVTGFRISKTIINSCCQMTYKHAQAFIENPNNKWPDDFLKISENYSVNDLSKAVNILYNLSVELRSERLGNGALTIHQPKLHVAIDRNTGLPISYSIEELKDSNRLIEEFMLLANTTVATYLYKEFPETALLRNHREPSKFVLKGTKDTLQKFGINLEIESSASLDASIKRYEEKLESECNEVDDTVKYRMMVIYNLCSKAMNRATYKRSSTVNAEEELRHYALNVPFYTHFTSPIRRYPDCVVHRLLYKAIRDEVLPQQWTQKLCTAIARNCNIKKYTAKLAQEQSSLLYFTYLIDLNGPIITMGIVLDVKEQSVDVILCKGGIKLKIYFVDLKKLATIKYSTEYSVPTISISWKQPAVTQVINMFSLLYLRIEKHPVSYQPTGILLPPNQETKLEQ